Proteins encoded by one window of Venturia canescens isolate UGA chromosome 2, ASM1945775v1, whole genome shotgun sequence:
- the LOC122405866 gene encoding biorientation of chromosomes in cell division protein 1-like 1: MDLGLGNTLLAGDPRLVDHIVGEVKSQGIFDQFRKECIADVDTKPAYQNLRTRVESSVNSFLGKQVWRADLNKNQLRETLRKHIHDAPYLDAGVERIVDQVVNPKVYSVFMPQIEEVVYKFLGLERPRARDRNGSGLKDLLPKDLDPVSPESDKNSLKDVSLDSVDAEIGNGGDSANFVEESDSKNTISGNGVSEGSESLNEVAKISSALASSTVNLDNSGRSEDKTEEEEEESPVFEPIDIMNLNESNISNDSHLSGISELTSHRSRSPDFSNETSRDNMDFSNQDSQFSKVSSDSRLSIVTDFGSSNHASGPDTPKEDKEKNEAKFGRDNFRAIRDFDGTKVKESRVSYDGNSGREEAKSGKRSSSSKETSRDGTESSKDASESKEKPREESSKSKNAKDFKKADKDPKRKSSDGKSDKTRKVKEKSESSKDAVNKESLTKPRDDKVKDNEKKESSLGKEVKDLKDIYKEKIRELREKKELTEKEKLSRDTKSSKETKEKRDSSREVKKDSKDSKDSKSASSKGHSSRSESKSSRSEGKSSKSESRSSKRDDRKSSKESRSKSQGGSDSSEKVDARRPSKSEKDEKSEKSEIKQDSKSKSSGKSSKNDSNRNSDGKRDSKSDLEARDKKRRDDKKSKIKDDHSSARKSSDDRRSTDRDGSNGSNGRTSQKNNSTPSATTNKSVTSSLSKESTTTSNSSSETSDSIEERQNEKSVINIDTKFSKAPKNQADTGDHRDTSVQRLDVGSDEIHLPMKKRSHNTENQASETLMKKPKFAKNFQEAKRLMKIRRRMEREKLKIRVETEVEIKSQEPPSPVPQPPKKIVEDDLKLVPDEERVQIIEVCDEEYDEPYPEVQSDFTLEERSQIILGGESIFTSDFIAQRFNAKSTLSEMELSIRQSLKEMISDKLDEPEDTKISPETETGKNVQEPVENSSNFIDIETTIFGNSSLCSEIAENVKASSKNGSENEKNKKSLINENAISASEKDELPKDFETGETIETTANLKAREDEHKADDNVEEMCEFKEIVKEMAKMEGNSDIGEFSGAEVPKLEPKDETTENSEIICVNDEKVKNSENNSIEIATVENEIKIDEQISTNETFSEKSEKSENSEQEINTYKNVEKGSKSIEPTESETECREYSEGQTEITKTLEKDSTTSANSEDETKKSDISKHEVKITEDDEKMFEKKGNAEETLQQTVNAQKEPEVEGIVVQPEAEEATAEKWPQPNGGETCNNQEDESSLNIVKEEEKSLCMSDDEAPCLYFVEDTEKLTKFRKFLKSLEHEESLGEDYVSETSSNETVCTISKTMAPPKPKRKYSTSPLTDILLNNANNNNDAHKTIESTSDSEDTSNNMKKRKIGRPKKQKINANLCTQQNLSNGENFVMPLSPESDVSATSEKTPSNPLKDEKNRPRGSNQRYTSDDLYKPRPLFSSSSRRSRRSNQA, encoded by the exons ATGGATTTGGGGCTAGGAAACACTCTTCTCGCTGGTGATCCAAGACTGGTGGACCATATCGTTGGAGAAGTAAAATCCCAAGGGATTTTCGACCAGTTCCGAAAAGAATGCATCGCTGATGTTGACACCAAA CCGGCCTACCAGAACTTGAGAACAAGAGTGGAGAGTTcagtaaattcatttttgggGAAGCAAGTATGGAGAGCAGATTTGAACAAGAATCAATTGAGGGAGACGCTGAGGAAGCACATTCACGATGCGCCATATTTGGATGCCGGAGTGGAGAGGATAGTGGACCAAGTTGTGAATCCAAAGGTTTATTCTGTGTTCATGCCACAGATCGAGGAGGTTGTATACAAATTCCTGGGCTTAGAGAGGCCGAGGGCAAGGGACAGAAACGGGAGTGGACTCAAGGATTTATTGCCAAAAGATTTGGACCCGGTGTCACCGGAATCTGACAAAAACAGTTTGAAGGATGTATCATTGGATTCTGTTGATGCAGAGATTGGAAACGGAGGAGACAGTGCAAATTTTGTGGAAGAAAGTGATTCGAAAAACACAATAAGCGGTAATGGAGTATCGGAAGGTTCGGAGTCATTGAACGAAGTGGCAAAGATCTCTTCGGCGCTGGCAAGCTCTACCGTGAATTTGGACAATTCCGGGAGATCAGAGGATAAAacagaagaggaagaagaagaaagccCTGTTTTCGAGCCGATTGACATAATGAATCTCAACGAATCCAACATTTCCAACGACTCTCACCTCTCCGGAATATCTGAGTTGACGAGCCATCGTTCTCGAAGTCCTGACTTTTCAAATGAGACCTCGCGCGACAACATGGACTTCAGTAACCAAGATTCTCAGTTCAGTAAAGTCTCTTCTGACTCACGATTGTCCATCGTTACAGATTTCGGCTCGTCGAATCATGCCTCGGGTCCTGATACTCCTAAGGAagataaggaaaaaaacgaggcgAAATTCGGGAGAGACAATTTCCGAGCTATTCGAGATTTTGACGGGACCAAAGTTAAGGAAAGTAGAGTCAGCTACGACGGAAATTCGGGCAGAGAGGAAGCCAAAAGTGGTAAAAGAAGTTCGTCTTCTAAAGAAACATCGCGCGACGGTACTGAATCGTCGAAAGACGCCAgcgaatcgaaagaaaaacctCGAGAAGAGAGCTCAAAATCTAAGAATGCGAAAGACTTTAAAAAAGCGGACAAAGATCCAAAGAGAAAATCATCCGATGGGAAAAGCGACAAGACTAGGAAGGTCAAAGAAAAGTCCGAATCGTCCAAAGATGCGGTGAATAAAGAGTCATTGACTAAACCCAGAGACGATAAGGTTAAAGataacgagaaaaaggagAGCAGCCTGGGAAAAGAAGTTAAAGACTTGAAGGAtatttacaaagaaaaaattcgtgagctccgggaaaaaaaagaattgacagagaaagaaaaattaagtaGGGATACGAAGAGCAGTAAAGAGacgaaggagaaaagagaTTCGTCTCGTGAGGTTAAAAAGGACTCGAAGGATTCCAAAGATTCAAAAAGTGCCTCGTCCAAAGGTCACTCCAGTCGATCCGAGTCGAAATCCTCGAGATCCGAGGGTAAAAGTTCGAAAAGCGAATCCAGGTCCAGCAAACGTGACGACCGGAAATCCTCGAAAGAATCAAGGTCAAAGAGTCAAGGTGGATCGGATTCGAGCGAGAAAGTCGACGCAAGACGACCCTCGAAGTCAGAAAAAGACGAGAAGAGTGAAAAATCCGAAATTAAACAAGATTCGAAGTCAAAAAGTAGTGggaaatcatcgaaaaatgaTTCGAATAGAAACAGCGACGGTAAACGCGATTCCAAAAGTGACCTCGAGGCGAGAGACAAAAAACGTAGAGATGACAAGAAATCAAAGATCAAGGATGACCATTCGAGTGCGAGGAAGAGTTCGGACGATCGACGATCGACCGATCGTGACGGATCGAATGGTTCGAATGGCAGAACTtcgcaaaaaaataattcaactccGAGCGCGACTACGAATAAATCAGTAACTTCGAGTTTGTCCAAAGAATCGACAACTACGAGCAATTCGAGTAGTGAAACTTCGGACAGTATCGAAGAgagacagaacgaaaagtcGGTCATTAACAtcgacacaaaattttcaaaagcacCCAAAAATCAGGCAGACACTGGTGACCATCGGGATACTTCGGTTCAACGGTTAGACGTTGGGTCAGACGAGATCCATTTACCAATGAAGAAGCGTTCCCACAACACTGAGAATCAGGCCTctgaaactttaatgaaaaaacctaAATTcgctaaaaattttcaagaagCTAAGAGACTCATGAAAATAAGACGGAGaatggagagagaaaagttgaaaatacgAGTTGAAACGGAAGTCGAAATAAAAAGTCAGGAGCCCCCGAGCCCAGTTCCCCAACcgccgaaaaaaattgtcgaggACGATCTGAAACTTGTCCCTGATGAGGAACGTGTACAAATAATCGAGGTTTGTGATGAAGAATATGACGAACCGTATCCGGAAGTTCAAAGCGATTTCACTCTCGAAGAAAGGTCGCAAATAATTCTTGGCGGAGAATCGATTTTCACGAGCGATTTTATTGCTCAACGATTTAACGCTAAATCTACTTTGTCCGAGATGGAATTGTCCATCAGACAATCACTGAAAGAAATGATATCTGACAAACTCGACGAACCGGAGGACACTAAAATTTCACCGGAAACCGAAACCGGAAAAAACGTACAAGAACCCGTTGAGAATTCGTCGAATTTCATCGACATTGAAACAACGATTTTCGGGAACTCAAGTCTTTGCTCCGAAATCGCCGAAAATGTCAAGGCTTCCAGCAAGAATGGAtcggaaaatgaaaagaataaaaaatctctgATTAATGAAAACGCTATCAGTGCATCTGAGAAAGATGAACTTCCCAAAGACTTTGAAACGGGAGAAACCATCGAAACAACTGCGAATCTCAAAGCTCGTGAAGATGAGCACAAGGCCGATGACAACGTCGAAGAAATGTGCGAGTTTAAAGAAATCGTTAAAGAAATGGCAAAAATGGAGGGCAATTCCGATATCGGAGAATTTTCAGGAGCCGAAGTACCAAAACTCGAGCCAAAAGACGAAACAACGGAAAATAGCGAAATTATTTGtgtaaacgatgaaaaagtcaaaaattcagaaaataaTTCTATAGAGATTGCTACTGTTGAGAACGAGATCAAAATCGACGAACAAATCAGTACGAATGAAacattcagtgaaaaatcggagaaaagtgaaaattcagAGCAAGAAATCAATACGtacaaaaatgtagaaaagGGTAGCAAAAGTATAGAACCCACCGAATCCGAAACTGAGTGTCGCGAGTATTCTGAAGGGCAAACTGAAATTACGAAAACTTTGGAAAAAGACTCCACAACCTCGGCGAATTCTGaggatgaaacaaaaaaatcagacATTTCAAAACACGAAGTAAAAATCACTgaagacgatgaaaaaatgtttgagaaaaaaggaaatgcGGAGGAAACTTTACAGCAAACGGTGAATGCGCAAAAAGAACCGGAAGTCGAAGGAATTGTTGTACAACCGGAAGCAGAGGAAGCCACAGCGGAAAAATGGCCTCAACCCAACGGAGGTGAAACGTGCAATAACCAAGAAGACGAAAGTTCGTTGAACATTGTAAAGGAGGAAGAAAAGTCGTTGTGCATGAGTGACGACGAGGCACCGTGTTTGTACTTTGTCGAGGACACCGAAAAATTGAccaaatttagaaaatttttgaaatcattGGAACACGAAGAAAGCTTAGGGGAAGATTACGTTTCGGAAACATCTAGTAATGAAACAGTCTGTACaatatcgaaaacaatggcGCCGCCCAAACCAAAACGTAAATACTCTACGAGTCCGTTGACTGATATACTCCTGAACAATGcgaacaacaacaacgacGCTCATAAAACAATAGAGTCCACTTCGGACTCCGAGGACACCagtaataatatgaaaaaacgaaaaatcggtcgaccgaagaaacaaaaaatcaacgcTAATTTGTGCACGCAACAAAATCTTTCGAACGGTGAAAATTTCGTCATGCCACTCAGCCCGGAGAGCGATGTGTCGGCGACCAGCGAAAAAACACCTTCGAATCCGCtcaaagacgaaaaaaa TCGACCGAGAGGCAGCAACCAGCGCTACACGAGTGACGATCTGTACAAACCACGTCCCTTATTCTCCAGTTCTTCGCGTCGAAGTAGAAGATCGAATCAAGCATAG
- the LOC122407375 gene encoding uncharacterized protein: MFVTSLLLIATVLLIYYYLIRNYNYWKVRKVLGPEPQLVFGNTKDVTLLKTTMGESLQEIYKMYDGLPFVGIYELRTPAILLRDPKIIKLILVKDFSHFQGRGIVMNESADPLCANLINLSGPRWRVLRTKLSPAFTAGKIRQMFPIIEESSKKYKQFVKKHADKEETVEFRDLAAKFTTEVIATCCFGLETNSIQDEDSEFRAMCRKVLDPSLVISLKRIVRSYLPGAFQFFRMSLTPSEVSQYFMTVVRDMVKYREVHNYVRHDMMQLLMQLKNGGRLHDDEETENQDYISENDNCTQKTPDIVIDDNVLAAQAYIFFLAGFETSSTTMSFAMYELASNPEIQDKLYNEITTTLRKHRSVSYEAISEMEFLDRVIRETLRKHPPVGMVPRLCNENYKIPGTNVVIEKGVKVLIPIHAIHHDPHYYPKPWKFDPERFLEENKKLRDNCTFLPFGEGPRICIGTRFAYMQTKVGLVALLSDYRVELSPKMCSPLEYDQTANILTSKSGIWLKIRNPGLFAMWAVTNYCQVYFGNRQRFMSGFALLMAYLTVIIKTISLTLYRTRLEDLHHNLAKTVQSDLRNEELKPIFLSSFLWFYRPTMILASSTWTAIGLSWFKPLIVVAIQLSKGATKLIWILPLSTVYPYKIDSHTWRYPVHYLFEIYSGVTLAIFSSSSDALFGYYMFQLTGQLRTLSHRIKNLASSKNYQEELRDCVDRHQVLARCQDHVNRIYGPIILWLLVTNALIMCALVYEASHVKVQKAIAIVIYIGMKSIQTLVYGWFGTMLTNESWSKIGKMIVMDILTNPFTVLGIAIAAFYYYMTWTFDFWLKRGVPFRKPTILFGNFGDLLLFRKSQPDGIKEMYNWFRGSRYLGVFRVRSPILILRDPELVKHVCIKDFKCFKNRAIQVNTREPLSRNLFNLEGKAWRDLRLKLTPAFSVGRMKRMFYLLNECEEELERLVEASCRENSATEVRDLATQFTIDVIGSCAFGIHMNALKDDETNAFRRMAAELSKPSYKSTLWRMLRTSLPTLYRILGVRVLAPEVTDFFKDIVTRVIEQRERELGPKRHDLMDILMQLRNVHHSDLGNDDYQNGSNSEETQRAKDIELSNNDIAAQAFVFFLAGNETSSNTISFCLYELALNEEIQEKARREILDEIKKRDGKWDYDTIQDMKYLEMIILETLRKYPSAPLLSRRCEYRYRIPGTEVELPAGMRVVIPIYGLHHDPDYYPEPDKFDPERFSDENKNARPAHTYLPFGDGPRNCIGMRFALLQTKMGIIAFLRRHRVEPCEKTIIPIKFSRRSLATSSEGGFWLKIKRVV; the protein is encoded by the exons ATGTTTGTGACATCACTCCTGCTGATAGCAACGGTTCTTCTAATCTATTATTACCTAATACGAAATTACAATTATTGGAAAGTCCGAAAAGTTTTGGGTCCAGAGCCTCAGTTGGTTTTTGGTAATACAAAAGATGTGACTTTGCTGAAAACCACGATGGGCGAGAGCCTCCAagagatttacaaaatgtacGACGGGCTCCCTTTTGTTGGTATCTACGAGCTGAGGACACCGGCCATTCTACTGCGAGATCCAAAAATCATCAAGCTCATTTTAGTTAAAGATTTCAGCCATTTTCAAG GTCGTGGAATCGTCATGAATGAGAGCGCCGATCCACTATGCGCTAATTTGATAAATCTATCGGGCCCGAGATGGAGAGTACTTCGAACGAAATTATCCCCGGCATTTACGGCCGGAAAGATTCGTCAAATGTTTCCAATCATCGAGGAATCTTCCAAAAAATACaag CAATTCGTAAAAAAGCATGCGGACAAAGAGGAAACGGTTGAATTTCGTGATTTAGCTGCCAAGTTCACGACTGAGGTCATAGCGACATGTTGCTTTGGTCTCGAGACGAATTCTATACAAGACGAGGACTCGGAATTTCGTGCTATGTGTCGCAAAGTACTCGACCCCTCTCTCGTAATCAGTCTCAAGAGAATCGTGCGTTCTTATTTACCCGGTGCAttccaatttttccgaatgagTTTGACACCGTCCGag GTGAGCCAGTATTTTATGACCGTCGTCAGGGACATGGTTAAATACAGAGAAGTTCACAATTATGTTAGACACGATATGATGCAGCTGCTGATGCAATTGAAAAACGGTGGCAGGCTTCACGATGACGAGGAAACGGAAAACCAGGATTATATTTCAGAAAACGATAACTGTACACAGAAAACTCCAGATATCG TTATCGACGATAACGTCTTGGCTGCTCAagcgtatatattttttctcgctgGTTTCGAAACCTCATCGACAACCATGAGTTTCGCCATGTACGAGCTCGCTTCGAATCCCGAAATACAAGATAAGCTATACAACGAGATCACGACGACCCTGAGAAAGCATCGTTCCGTTAGCTACGAAGCTATTTCGGAAATGGAATTTTTAGATCGCGTCATTCGCG AAACTTTGAGAAAACATCCACCAGTGGGCATGGTACCTCGTCTGTGtaacgaaaattataaaataccTGGAACCAACGTCGTTATTGAAAAAGGAGTTAAGGTATTAATTCCGATACACGCCATACACCATGATCCACACTAttatccaaaaccatggaaatTCGATCCGGAACGATTTCTCGAAGAGAACAAAAAGTTACGTGacaattgtacatttttgccATTTGGGGAAGGACCACGAATTTGCATCG GAACGAGATTTGCCTACATGCAAACAAAGGTTGGGCTCGTAGCATTATTGTCGGACTACAGAGTGGAGTTGAGCCCAAAAATGTGTTCACCTCTCGAATACGATCAAACGGCTAATATTCTCACCAGCAAGTCTGGAATTTGGCTCAAAATACGTAACC CTGGATTGTTCGCGATGTGGGCGGTCACCAATTATTGTCAAGTCTACTTTGGAAATCGTCAGCGTTTCATGAGTGGGTTTGCCCTATTAATGGCTTATCTCACAGTCATCATCAAG ACGATATCTTTGACTCTTTATCGAACACGCCTCGAAGACCTTCATCACAACTTGGCTAAGACGGTCCAGTCTGATCTGAGGAACGAAGAGTTGAAGCctatttttttgtcatcatTTTTATGGTTTTATCGGCCAACGATGATTTTGGCAAGTTCGACTTGGACGGCGATCGGTTTGAGTTGGTTCAAGCCGCTGATAGTTGTGGCCATTCAACTCTCCAAAGGAGCCACTAAATTGATATGGATATTGCCATTGAGCACCGTTTATCCATACAAGATCGATTCCCATACCTGGCGATATCCAGTTCACTACCTTTTCGAGATTTACTCCGGGGTGACTTTagccattttttcctcctccagTGACGCCCTTTTTGGCTACTATATGTTTCAATTAACCGGTCAACTTCGAACGCTATCGCATCGGATTAAAAATCTGGCATCGAGCAAAAACTATCAGGAAGAATTACGCGACTGCGTTGATCGTCATCAAGTTCTTGCGCGGTGCCAGGACCATGTCAATCGAATTTACGGTCCAATTATTCTTTGGCTACTCGTGACCAATGCCCTTATCATGTGTGCTCTCGTCTACGAAGCTTCGCAC GTGAAGGTCCAAAAAGCCATCGCCATTGTAATCTACATCGGCATGAAATCGATACAGACATTGGTCTACGGATGGTTCGGCACGATGCTTACAAACGAG AGTTGGTcgaaaatcggaaaaatgatcgtcATGGATATACTGACGAATCCGTTTACAGTATTGGGCATTGCGATAGCagcgttttattattatatgaCATGGACTTTTGATTTTTGGTTAAAACGCGGAGTGCCATTTAGGAAGCCGACGATACTGTTCGGTAATTTTGGCGACCTGTTGCTGTTTCGTAAATCGCAACCGGATGGCATTAAAGAGATGTACAATTGGTTCAGGGGATCTCGTTATTTAGGTGTATTTAGGGTTCGATCGCCGATTCTGATACTGCGTGATCCAGAGTTGGTGAAGCACGTGTGTATAAAGGATTTTAAGTGCTTTAAAAATCGTGCAATACAAGTAAACACGAGGGAACCATTGTCCCGTAACCTTTTCAACCTCGAGGGCAAAGCTTGGCGAGATTTGAGGCTGAAATTGACGCCGGCATTTTCGGTCGGTAGAATGAAacgaatgttttatttattgaacGAGTGCGAGGAAGAATTGGAAAGATTGGTCGAGGCGAGTTGTCGCGAAAACAGTGCCACTGAAGTTCGTGATTTGGCAACTCAATTCACCATTGACGTGATCGGCAGTTGCGCTTTTGGCATACATATGAACGCTTTGAAGGACGATGAAACGAATGCCTTTCGTCGTATGGCCGCTGAACTGTCAAAACCGAGCTACAAATCCACCTTGTGGCGAATGTTGAGAACCTCTTTACCTACACTTTATCGCATCCTCGGTGTTCGAGTCCTCGCACCCGAGGTCACCGACTTTTTCAAGGACATTGTTACTCGAGTTATCGAACAAAGGGAAAGAGAACTCGGGCCCAAACGACACGATTTAATGGACATTTTGATGCAATTGAGAAATGTCCATCACTCAGACTTGGGTAACGACGATTATCAGAATGGTAGCAATTCTGAAGAAACGCAACGAGCTAAGGACATTG AACTCAGCAACAATGACATCGCAGCCCAGGCCTTCGTTTTCTTCTTAGCCGGTAACGAAACCTCTTCGAATACGATCTCTTTCTGTCTCTACGAACTGGCGCTAAACGaggaaattcaagaaaaagcgCGACGTGAAATTCTTGATGAAATCAAAAAACGAGATGGCAAATGGGATTATGATACTATTCAGGATATGAAATATCTTGAGATGATTATTCTCG AGACTTTAAGGAAATATCCATCAGCACCACTATTGTCACGAAGATGTGAATATCGATATCGGATACCCGGAACAGAAGTGGAACTGCCCGCAGGTATGAGAGTCGTCATACCGATTTATGGTCTTCACCACGATCCCGATTATTATCCAGAACCCGATAAGTTCGATCCTGAACGATTTTCTGACGAGAATAAGAATGCCAGACCGGCACATACTTATTTGCCATTTGGTGATGGGCCTCGGAATTGTATTG GAATGCGATTCGCTTTACTGCAAACGAAAATGGGTATCATTGCATTTTTACGACGTCATCGGGTCGAGCCATGCGAGAAAACGATCATTCCCATTAAATTCAGCAGGCGAAGTCTGGCGACATCTAGCGAAGGAGGTTTTTGGCTGAAAATAAAACGTGTCGTTTGA
- the LOC122405867 gene encoding odorant receptor 49b-like: protein MTKRWDKYRFYENTLRRLMIYAGLWPELNSKMHQRVLLAFHAVAGLFAMWAVTNYCQVYFGNRQRFMSGFALLMAYLTVIIKTISLTLYRTRLEDLHHNLAKTVQSDLRNEELKPIFLSSFLWFYRPTMILASSTWTAIGLSWFKPLIVVAIQLSKGATKLIWILPLSTVYPYKIDSHTWRYPVHYLFEIYSGVTLAIFSSSSDALFGYYMFQLTGQLRTLSHRIKNLASSKNYQEELRDCVDRHQVLARCQDHVNRIYGPIILWLLVTNALIMCALVYEASHVKVQKAIAIVIYIGMKSIQTLVYGWFGTMLTNESNNLNDAVYSCAWPGSGQKRLMTDVLILLMYKPFVLSACSVANVSVDMFVNVVNTAMSYFFMLRTMDEKNEMSGS, encoded by the exons ATGACGAAACGATGGGATAAGTACAGATTTTATGAAAACACCTTAAGGAGATTGATGATTTACGCGGGTTTGTGGCCGgaattgaattcgaaaatgcaTCAACGAGTGTTGCTCGCTTTTCATGCTGTAGCTGGATTGTTCGCGATGTGGGCGGTCACCAATTATTGTCAAGTCTACTTTGGAAATCGTCAGCGTTTCATGAGTGGGTTTGCCCTATTAATGGCTTATCTCACAGTCATCATCAAG ACGATATCTTTGACTCTTTATCGAACACGCCTCGAAGACCTTCATCACAACTTGGCTAAGACGGTCCAGTCTGATCTGAGGAACGAAGAGTTGAAGCctatttttttgtcatcatTTTTATGGTTTTATCGGCCAACGATGATTTTGGCAAGTTCGACTTGGACGGCGATCGGTTTGAGTTGGTTCAAGCCGCTGATAGTTGTGGCCATTCAACTCTCCAAAGGAGCCACTAAATTGATATGGATATTGCCATTGAGCACCGTTTATCCATACAAGATCGATTCCCATACCTGGCGATATCCAGTTCACTACCTTTTCGAGATTTACTCCGGGGTGACTTTagccattttttcctcctccagTGACGCCCTTTTTGGCTACTATATGTTTCAATTAACCGGTCAACTTCGAACGCTATCGCATCGGATTAAAAATCTGGCATCGAGCAAAAACTATCAGGAAGAATTACGCGACTGCGTTGATCGTCATCAAGTTCTTGCGCGGTGCCAGGACCATGTCAATCGAATTTACGGTCCAATTATTCTTTGGCTACTCGTGACCAATGCCCTTATCATGTGTGCTCTCGTCTACGAAGCTTCGCAC GTGAAGGTCCAAAAAGCCATCGCCATTGTAATCTACATCGGCATGAAATCGATACAGACATTGGTCTACGGATGGTTCGGCACGATGCTTACAAACGAG AGCAATAATTTGAACGACGCTGTTTACTCGTGCGCGTGGCCAGGCTCTGGTCAAAAACGCCTAATGACCGACGTCTTGATCCTCTTGATGTACAAGCCATTCGTCCTGAGTGCCTGCAGTGTTGCCAACGTGTCGGTCGATATGTTCGTCAAC GTCGTGAACACTGCCATGTCATATTTCTTCATGTTGCGAACGATGGacgagaaaaacgaaatgtcaggCTCCTAA